Proteins found in one Zea mays cultivar B73 chromosome 1, Zm-B73-REFERENCE-NAM-5.0, whole genome shotgun sequence genomic segment:
- the LOC100277770 gene encoding uncharacterized protein LOC100277770 → MDKQDERKKPHGKTDPKRGDIMKRIIKDLTGGGNDGGGGASDGGGNSGSGSTPAGAD, encoded by the coding sequence ATGGACAAGCAGGATGAGAGGAAGAAGCCCCACGGGAAAACAGACCCCAAGAGGGGCGACATCATGAAGCGGATCATAAAGGACCTCACCGGCGGCGgcaacgacggcggcggcggtgccAGTGACGGTGGTGGTAACAGCGGCTCCGGCTCCACCCCCGCTGGCGCCGACTGA
- the LOC100285887 gene encoding APx1 - Cytosolic Ascorbate Peroxidase has translation MAKNYPTVSAEYSEAVDKARRKLRALIAEKSCAPLMLRLAWHSAGTFDVSSRTGGPFGTMKHQSELAHGANAGLDIAVRLLEPIKEEFPILSYADFYQLAGVVAVEVTGGPEIPFHPGREDKPQPPPEGRLPDATKGSDHLRQVFGKQMGLSDQDIVALSGGHTLGRCHKERSGFEGAWTTNPLVFDNSYFKELLSGDKEGLLQLPSDKALLSDPVFRPLVEKYAADEKAFFDDYKEAHLKLSELGFADA, from the exons ATGGCGAAGAACTACCCGACCGTGAGCGCCGAGTACAGCGAGGCTGTGGACAAGGCCAGGCGCAAGCTCCGAGCCCTCATCGCCGAGAAGAGCTGCGCCCCGCTCATGCTCCGCCTCGC GTGGCACTCCGCGGGGACGTTCGACGTGTCGTCGAGGACCGGCGGTCCATTCGGCACGATGAAGCATCAGTCGGAATTGGCTCACGGCGCTAACGCGGGGCTGGACATCGCGGTGCGGCTGCTCGAGCCCATCAAGGAGGAGTTCCCAATCCTCTCTTACGCCGATTTCTACCAG CTCGCGGGAGTTGTGGCCGTGGAGGTCACCGGTGGGCCTGAGATTCCCTTCCACCCCGGTAGGGAG GACAAGCCTCAGCCCCCACCTGAGGGCCGCCTTCCTGATGCCACTAAGG GTTCTGACCACCTGAGGCAAGTTTTTGGCAAGCAGATGGGCTTGAGCGATCAGGACATTGTTGCCCTCTCTGGTGGCCACACCTTG GGAAGGTGCCACAAAGAGCGGTCTGGTTTCGAGGGGGCCTGGACTACAAACCCTTTGGTCTTTGACAACTCTTACTTCAA GGAACTTCTGAGTGGTGATAAGGAGGGCCTTCTTCAGCTCCCAAGTGACAAAGCCCTGCTGAGTGACCCTGTCTTCCGCCCTCTTGTCGAGAAATATGCTGCG GATGAGAAGGCTTTC